The following is a genomic window from Sciurus carolinensis chromosome 3, mSciCar1.2, whole genome shotgun sequence.
ctgcctccctccctcgTCCCATGCCCAGCCTCCCCACTGACTTTCCTCCCTGCTCAGGACTATGAGCTGCAGGCAGACACCTACCATTGCTCCCTGGAGCCCACCCTGGCAGGGTCTGCCCCCAAGAGACCCAGGATGGCCCCCCTGCAGAAAAGCATCCAGGCCCAGGTGAGACGGGACTCAGCGGGTCCCCTAGCACCAGCTGCACAgcctctgaggcaggagctgaCGGCCGCCCCCTTTGCTCTCTCCAGGAGCAGAGCCTTGCCAAGGCCTACACCGAGGTCACAGCTGCACACCAGCAGCAGCTGCACCAGCTGGAGTTTGCCAGAAAGATGCTAGAGAAGGTACAGAAATGAAGTCACTCTGTTCACAGTAGACTCGGctgtcttcccttcctcctcccctgccgCCTGCAGCCCTTGAGCAGCTCTAACAGGCTGGTATCCCTTCCTGTCAGGCCTTGCAGATGTCCTTTGATGCAGTGACAGCTTAGCCACTGGGCAGTCCTCTGGTAGGGACAGGACTTCTGACCCCAGAGAGCAGAGAAAATCCTTATAGACTCTTCATCTTTGGACCCAGACACAATGGCAACAGGCCACCTGGGTCTCCATCCCTGGCTCCTGGTGGCTTGCTAGTCTTCTGCTCCCTGAGCTGTCCGCCAGCATCCCACTAGAGGAGGAAGGGCTTACTTCTGAGAGCCtgaggggagaggcaggggaaAGATTCAGAAGGGAGCACAGTCCTGTTTGCACCGTTCAGTGCACACCTGGCCTGAGCCTGCTTACTTCCTAACATCATGGCATTGACTGGCTCTCAAAATCCTGTATCCAGTCATCTCAGGTCTTCAGCTCCACCTCTCAGGATCTAAAAGAAATCTCAGgaagtgtgtgggggggtgtgtcTCTGATCTCAAGGATGGGGTACAGAAAAATGGGGCTCCTGTCTCCCCCCGGCCCACtattctcccttcttcctctcgcTTTGCAGAAGGAGCTCAGTGAGGACATCCAGGTGACAGCTGATGTGCAGCAAGGGTCTGAGTGTCCAGCCCAAGCAGGGAGGGAGTCAGAGACCCTGAAGTCCcagctggaggaggagagaaagcgGGTGGCCCAGGTGCAGCATGAGCTGGAGGAGCAAAGACAGCAGCTGCTACAGCTGAAGACCCAGCGGCCTGTGGAGAGGCTGGAGGAGAAGGAAGTGGTGGAGTTCTACCGGGACCCCCAGATGGAAAGCAACCTGTCCAGGGTGAGGTcccaggtggaggaggagggtaggaggagggctgggctgcAGGCAAACCTGGAGGCAGTGGCCCAGAAAGTGGTCCAGCTGGAGAGCAAGAAGAGGACCATGCAGCCTCCTCACCTGCTGACCAAGGAGGTCACCAAAATCGAGAGAGACCCCAGCCTGGACAGTCAGGCAGTTCAGCTGGGCAGTGAGATCCAGCATCTGCGGGGGGAGAACACCCTCATCTCAGCCCAGCTGGAGGAACTGAAGAAGGAGCTGCTGGCCCTTGAGCAGAAGGAGGTGAATGTGAAAGAGAAGGTTGTGGTGAAAGAAGTGGTCAAGGTGGAGAAGGATCTGGAAATGGTCAAGGCAGCCCAGGCGCTGAGGCTGCAGATTAAGGATGCTGCTGCCCAGAGGAAGCAGGCACAGGAGGCTGTGGCCAAGCTACAGGCTCGCATAGAAGACCTGGAGCAGACGATCAGCTCAGTGGAGCCCAAGGTCATCGTGAAGGAGGTGAAGAAGGTAGAGCAGGATCCAGCCCTTCTCAAAGAGTCCTCCAGGCTGAGAAGTCTCCTTGAGGAGGAGAGGAACAAGAATGTGATGCTGGCCAGGGAGCTGAGGGACCTGCGGGGCAAGTATAGTGTGGCAGAAAAGCAGAAGCCCAAGGTACAGCTCCAGGAGCGAGTCAATGAGATCTTCCAGGTGGACCCAGACACGGAGCAGCAGATCGCACGGCTCAGAGCTGAGCTGCAGGAGACGGCTGGCAAGAGGAGCAGCGTGGAGAAGGAGGTGGAGCGGCTGCTGCCCGACCTAGAGGTCCTGCGGGCCCAGAAGCCTGCGATCGAGTACAAGGAGGTGACCCAGGAGGTGGTGAGGCACGAGAGGAGCCCGGAAGTGCTGCGTGAGATTGACCGCCTCAAGGCTCAGCTCAACGAGCTGGTCAATGCCAGTGGGCGCTGCCAGGAGCAGCTCATCCGGCTGCGGGGGGAGCGGGACGAGTGGAAGCGGGAGCGGTCCAAGGTGGAGACCAAGATGGTGAACAAGGAGGTGGTGCGCCTCGAGAAGGACCCAGTGCTCGAGAAGGAGGCCCAGCGACTCCGCCAGGAGGTGCGGGAAGCCACCCAGAAGAGGCGGGCCACTGAGGACGTGGTCTACGAGCTGCAGAACAAATACCTGCTGCTGGAGAGGAGGCGGCCCGAGGAGAAGGTGGTGGTGCAGGAGGTGGTGGTCACCCAGAAAGACCCAACGCTGCACCAGGACCACAGCCGGCTGAGCCGCAGCCTGGATGAGGAGGTGGGCCGGCGGCGGCAGCTGGAGCGGGAGGTGCAGCAGCTGCGCACCAGcgtggaggagaaggagggtcTGCTCAGCTTCCAGGAGGACCGCAGCAAGAAGCTGGCTGCTGAGAGGGAGCTGCGGCAGCTGACCCTGAGGATCCAGGAGCTGGAGAAGCGGCCTCCCGCAGTGCAGGAGAAGATCATCATGGAGGAGGTGGTGAAGCTGGAGAAGGACCCAGACCTGGAGAGGTCCACTGAAGCCCTGCGGCGGGACCTGGACCAGGAGAAGGCGCAGGTGATGGAGCTGAATCGGGAGTGTAAGAGCCTGCAGGTCCAGATCGATGTCCTCCAGAAAACCAAATCACAGGAGAAGACCATTTATAAAGAAGTGATCAGGGTGGAGAAGGATCAGGTGCTGGAGGGCGAGCGGGCCCGGGTGTGGGAGATGCTCAACAGAGAGCGCGCCGCCCGCCAGGGCCGGGAGGAGGAGCTGCGGCGCCTGCAGGAGCGGGTGGCTAAGGCTGAGGCACTGAGAAGGACCTGGTCCCAGGAGGAGGCCCAGCTGCAGAAGGCCCGGGACCAGGCGGGCCAGGAATGTGGGCGGCTGCAGCAGGGGCTGCGGGAGCTGGAGggacagaagcagcagcaggtGCTGCGACTGCAGGAGGAGGCCACGCTGCTCAGCCAGAAGACAGAGAGCGAGCGGCAGAAGGCCGCCCAGAGGGGCCAGGCGCTGGCGCAGCTGGAGGCAGCCATCCTCCAAGAGAAGGACCAGATCCATGAGAAGGAGAGGACCCTTCGGGAGCTGCACACCAAGGTCACCCGGGAGGAGCTCAGCCAGGAAACCCAGACCCGGGAGACCAACCTTTCCACCAAGATCTGCATCTTGGAACCCGAGACGGGCAACGACATGTCCCCGTACGAGGCCTACAAGAGGGGCCTCATTGACCGGGGCCAGTACCTCCAGCTGCAGGAGCTGGAGTGTGACTGGGAGGAGGTCACCACCTCGGGCCCCTGTGGAGAGGAGTCTGTACTCCTGGACCGCAAGAGTGGGAAGCAGTACTCCATCGAGGCCGCCCTGCGCTGCCGCCGCATCTCCAAGGAGGAGTACCACCTGTACAAGGACGGCCGCCTCCCCATTTCCGAGTTCGCCCTGCTCGTGGCGGGGGAGACCAAGCCCTGCTCCTCACTCTCCATCGGCTCCATCATCTCCAAGTCCCCACTCggctccccagccccccaaagcGCTGGTTTCTTCTCCCCCAGTCTCTCTCTCGGGCTCACAGATGACAGCTTTCCCATCGCTGGGGTCTACGACACCACCACAGAAAACAAATGCAGCATCAAGACGGCCGTGGCCAAGAACATGCTGGACCCCATCACTGGGCAGAAGCTGCTGGAGGCCCAGGCGGCCACTGGGGGCATCGTGGATCTCCTCAGCCGGGAGCGCTACTCTGTGCACAAGGCCATGGAGAGGGGGCTGATCGAGAACAGCTCCACGCAGCGGCTGCTCAACGCCCAGAAGGCCTTCACCGGCATCGAGGACCCCGTCACCAAGAAGAGGCTGTCGGTGGGCGAGGCCATCCAGAAGGGCTGGGTGCCCCGGGAAAGTGTGCTTCCGCACCTGCAGGTACAGCACCTGACCGGCGGGCTCATCGACCCCAAGAGGACGGGCCGCATCCCCGTCGCACAGGCCGTGGCCTCTGGGATGATCAGCGAAGAC
Proteins encoded in this region:
- the Evpl gene encoding envoplakin; translation: MFKGLSKGSHGKWSPKGSPAKGSPKGSPAKGSPKGSPSKNSRAATQELALLISRMQANADQVERDILETQKKLQQDRLRNEQNEALQHQQETGRNLKEAEVLLKDLFLDVDKAWRLKHPQAEEMEKDIKQLHERVTQECAEYRALYEQMVLPADVGPRVDWARVLEQKQKQVCEGQYGPGMGELEQQVAEHNILQREIEAYGQQLRTLVGPDAATIRNQYRDLLKAASWRGQNLGSLYTHLQGCTRQLSALAEQQRCILQQDWSDLMADPAGVRREYEHFKQHKLLDQEQSVNQLEDDGERMVGLGHPAVGPIQVHQEALKMEWQNFLNLCICQESQLQRVEDYRRFQEEADSVSQTLVKLNSNLDTKYGPASGPSGSPIELLRQLEAEEKQLAIAERAIGDLQQQSQEVAPLPKRRTPPQQPLHVDSICDWDSGEVQLLRGERYMLMDNTDPYTWIVQGPGGETKSAPASCFYIPAPDPEAVARASSLASELQALKQKLTTVQSSLKASAEEPLGPGQQAPQAQKLLTQMTQLDKNLGQIEKQVLAWARTPLNRSGPLEDLEGRIHSHKDTVQHLQDLGAEKEATQKECEALLSEQPVGPAALQLPVVLNNVKNKYSDVQALCTLYGEKAEAALALERQIQDADRIIRGFESTLVQEGPIPDGPGALQERVSELQRQRRELLEQQACVLGLHRQLKTTEHACSALQNHFQEFCQDLPRQQRQVRALTDRYYAVGDQMDLREKTLQDASLTYQQFKNCRDNLRSWLDHLPHNQVWPSDGPSKITYKLQAQKRLLQEIQGRERDRATVARLSQDLQAALQDYELQADTYHCSLEPTLAGSAPKRPRMAPLQKSIQAQEQSLAKAYTEVTAAHQQQLHQLEFARKMLEKKELSEDIQVTADVQQGSECPAQAGRESETLKSQLEEERKRVAQVQHELEEQRQQLLQLKTQRPVERLEEKEVVEFYRDPQMESNLSRVRSQVEEEGRRRAGLQANLEAVAQKVVQLESKKRTMQPPHLLTKEVTKIERDPSLDSQAVQLGSEIQHLRGENTLISAQLEELKKELLALEQKEVNVKEKVVVKEVVKVEKDLEMVKAAQALRLQIKDAAAQRKQAQEAVAKLQARIEDLEQTISSVEPKVIVKEVKKVEQDPALLKESSRLRSLLEEERNKNVMLARELRDLRGKYSVAEKQKPKVQLQERVNEIFQVDPDTEQQIARLRAELQETAGKRSSVEKEVERLLPDLEVLRAQKPAIEYKEVTQEVVRHERSPEVLREIDRLKAQLNELVNASGRCQEQLIRLRGERDEWKRERSKVETKMVNKEVVRLEKDPVLEKEAQRLRQEVREATQKRRATEDVVYELQNKYLLLERRRPEEKVVVQEVVVTQKDPTLHQDHSRLSRSLDEEVGRRRQLEREVQQLRTSVEEKEGLLSFQEDRSKKLAAERELRQLTLRIQELEKRPPAVQEKIIMEEVVKLEKDPDLERSTEALRRDLDQEKAQVMELNRECKSLQVQIDVLQKTKSQEKTIYKEVIRVEKDQVLEGERARVWEMLNRERAARQGREEELRRLQERVAKAEALRRTWSQEEAQLQKARDQAGQECGRLQQGLRELEGQKQQQVLRLQEEATLLSQKTESERQKAAQRGQALAQLEAAILQEKDQIHEKERTLRELHTKVTREELSQETQTRETNLSTKICILEPETGNDMSPYEAYKRGLIDRGQYLQLQELECDWEEVTTSGPCGEESVLLDRKSGKQYSIEAALRCRRISKEEYHLYKDGRLPISEFALLVAGETKPCSSLSIGSIISKSPLGSPAPQSAGFFSPSLSLGLTDDSFPIAGVYDTTTENKCSIKTAVAKNMLDPITGQKLLEAQAATGGIVDLLSRERYSVHKAMERGLIENSSTQRLLNAQKAFTGIEDPVTKKRLSVGEAIQKGWVPRESVLPHLQVQHLTGGLIDPKRTGRIPVAQAVASGMISEDLAQLLLDESSYEKDLTDPLSKERLSYREAMGRCRKDPLSGLLLLPASLEGYRCYRVPSPGLPHSCVR